One Alnus glutinosa chromosome 3, dhAlnGlut1.1, whole genome shotgun sequence genomic region harbors:
- the LOC133864671 gene encoding protein JINGUBANG, producing MHRMRSTSRGRRIFSEDSSSSKRGQRFDRLKNSDPDDPRDEDDHDQPMGANPANYDVTDPLMVLDDGCQYEPSTSTSPFAKSPWSRHMNPLPPSTSSDALPNALMGSLVREEGHIYSLAASGDLLYTGSDSKNVRVWKNQQEFSGFKSNSGLVKAIVIGGERVFTGHQDGKIRVWKVSSRNRSVHKRVETLPTLRDYLKSSMKPKNYVEVRRHRSVLWIKHCDAISCLSLSEDGSYLYSASWDKTFKVWRISDSKCLESINAHEDAVNSLVAGFGGLVFTGSADGTVKVWRRELQGKGTKHFFSQTLLKQECAVTTLAVNPEATFVYSGSSDGLVNFWELEKALSHGGALRGHKLAVLCLATAGNLVFSGSADTGICVWKRTSEGEHTCLSVLTGHTGPVKCLAVEKDHHESTSAEPRWILYSGSLDKSVKMWKVSEQTPTMSHNQVDQKDMPTTLNSSTPASSSGRTLAELKKILDE from the coding sequence ATGCATAGAATGAGAAGCACGTCAAGAGGTCGCCGTATATTCTCGGAagacagcagcagcagcaagcGAGGACAAAGGTTTGACAGGCTGAAGAACAGTGATCCTGACGATCCTCGTGATGAGGACGATCATGATCAACCTATGGGGGCGAATCCAGCTAACTACGACGTGACCGACCCTCTAATGGTCTTGGACGACGGTTGTCAGTACGAGCCGTCGACGTCCACGTCACCTTTCGCCAAGTCCCCATGGTCGCGCCACATGAATCCTCTTCCTCCTTCGACGTCGTCCGATGCCCTACCAAACGCGCTCATGGGCTCGCTGGTCCGCGAAGAAGGGCATATATACTCACTGGCGGCCTCTGGGGACTTGCTGTATACCGGGTCTGACAGCAAAAACGTTCGGGTTTGGAAGAACCAGCAAGAGTTCTCGGGTTTCAAATCGAATAGCGGGTTGGTTAAAGCGATAGTCATTGGAGGGGAGAGGGTCTTTACGGGTCATCAGGACGGGAAGATCAGAGTTTGGAAGGTGTCTTCGAGGAATAGGAGTGTTCACAAGCGTGTAGAGACGCTACCGACTTTGAGGGATTATCTCAAGAGCTCGATGAAGCCCAAGAACTACGTGGAAGTGAGGCGCCACCGTAGCGTGCTGTGGATCAAGCACTGCGATGCCATCTCATGCCTTAGCTTGAGCGAAGATGGATCTTACCTTTATTCGGCTTCTTGGGACAAAACCTTTAAAGTGTGGCGGATATCCGACTCCAAGTGCTTGGAATCAATCAATGCTCACGAAGATGCTGTGAATTCATTGGTTGCGGGTTTTGGTGGCTTGGTATTCACTGGCTCGGCTGATGGTACCGTCAAGGTTTGGCGGAGAGAGTTACAAGGGAAAGGAACGAAACATTTCTTCTCGCAAACGTTGTTAAAGCAAGAGTGCGCGGTGACAACATTGGCTGTGAACCCTGAGGCCACCTTCGTCTACTCTGGCTCATCGGACGGGCTTGTTAACTTCTGGGAGCTCGAGAAGGCTCTCTCGCACGGCGGCGCTTTGAGAGGCCATAAACTGGCAGTGCTATGCTTAGCCACCGCTGGGAACCTAGTGTTCAGCGGATCCGCCGACACGGGAATATGCGTGTGGAAGAGAACGTCGGAGGGGGAGCACACATGCTTGTCGGTGTTGACGGGCCACACTGGGCCTGTGAAGTGCTTGGCAGTGGAAAAGGATCATCACGAATCCACGAGCGCCGAGCCGCGATGGATTCTGTATAGTGGCAGTTTGGACAAGTCTGTGAAGATGTGGAAGGTCTCGGAACAAACGCCGACGATGTCACACAATCAAGTCGACCAGAAAGATATGCCGACGACTCTGAACTCGAGTACTCCAGCCTCCTCCTCTGGTCGAACGTTGGCCGAGCTCAAAAAGATATTAGATGAATGA
- the LOC133864955 gene encoding extra-large guanine nucleotide-binding protein 1, translating to MSPHQTPDADDGAEYSFAVEYSGPPVSYDLPRAVPINVERIPVATVVGQVSLSDKLSLPVVQPLLALDPRSKKFSKELKTLGPESNTTVSPTSVIAFERSNESGRDCKEVEFVSEATVSPTSVIAFEEREVGNHGCVMSGELSSSFSNGHYGSGELSDVANSSRALGLSSISHERSQELLGGGGSSSTIEFSDSFDKSLGSSMALRVSNGGKESLDSNNDLNQADWASNESVLSVDYPSSRVSSIKAVDCNNDSTYDVRRQPVVTFRDVESDDAFDEEYTQDDPEIIPAKRVPLTKGKKGSCYRCLKGNRFTEKEVCVVCDAKYCSNCVLRAMGSMPEGRKCVTCIGFPIDESKRGNLGKCSRMLKRLLNDLEVQQIMRAEKLCEVNQLPPEYVCVNGKPLSHEELVTLQACPNPPKKVKPGNYWYDKVSGLWGKEGQKPSKIISPHLNVGGPIKPDASNGNTQVFINGREITKVELRMLQLAGVQCAGNPHFWVNDDGSYQEEGQKNTRGYVWGKAGTKLVCALLSLPVPSKVSNSCGEQVSNLVNRTVPDYLEQRTLQKLLLVGYNGSGASTIFKQAKILYKDIPFSDEELENIKLKIQSNVYGYLGILLEGRERFEEDSLDELKKKHSSSIIDPSGNTDNNDGRTIYSIGPRLKAFSDWLLKTMVSGNLEAIFPAATREYAPLVEELWNDSAIQATYIRRSELEMLPTIASYFLERAVNILRTDYEPSNLDILYAEGVTSSNGLACVDFSFSQSAPDDDIDAADQQDSLLRYQLIRVHSRGLGENCKWLEMFEDVGMVIFCVALSDYDQFSIDENGYIANKMMQSRKLFENIVTHPTFEQMDFLLILNKFDLFEEKIERVPLTECDWFDDFHPVISRHRSNSNSNSNNINNSPSLGQLAFHYIAVKFKRLYYSLTGQKLYVSLVKGLEPDSVDTSLKYAREILKWDDERANFSVSEYSIYSTEASSFSP from the exons ATGTCTCCGCATCAAACACCGGACGCCGATGATGGTGCCGAGTACTCGTTTGCCGTGGAATACAGTGGCCCACCGGTGAGTTACGATCTCCCCCGTGCCGTTCCGATCAACGTTGAACGGATTCCGGTGGCCACGGTGGTCGGACAGGTCTCCTTGTCCGATAAACTGTCCTTGCCGGTTGTGCAACCGCTGTTAGCTCTCGATCCTCGGAGCAAAAAGTTCTCCAAAGAGCTAAAAACGTTGGGTCCTGAGTCTAATACAACGGTTTCTCCGACTTCGGTGATTGCGTTCGAACGGAGTAATGAGAGCGGTCGTGATTGCAAAGAGGTAGAGTTTGTTTCTGAAGCAACTGTGTCTCCGACTTCTGTGATTGCCTTTGAGGAGAGAGAGGTGGGCAATCATGGGTGTGTTATGTCGGGTGAGCTGAGTAGCTCATTTTCGAATGGGCATTATGGGTCCGGTGAATTGTCCGATGTGGCTAACAGCTCCAGGGCATTGGGGTTGTCATCTATTAGTCATGAGCGTTCCCAAGAGTTACTAGGGGGAGGTGGGAGCTCAAGCACGATAGAGTTTTCCGATAGTTTCGATAAGTCGCTAGGGAGCTCGATGGCGTTGAGGGTTTCAAATGGTGGGAAGGAGAGTTTAGACTCTAATAACGACTTGAATCAAGCGGATTGGGCGTCGAATGAGTCAGTATTGAGTGTGGATTACCCGTCATCTCGGGTTTCTTCTATTAAGGCAGTGGATTGCAATAATGATTCGACTTATGATGTTAGACGGCAGCCTGTTGTAACTTTTCGTGATGTTGAGTCTGATGATGCTTTTGATGAGGAATATACTCAGGATGATCCTGAGATTATACCTGCAAAGAGAGTGCCCCTAACGAAAGGGAAGAAGGGATCGTGTTACCGATGCTTGAAGGGAAACAGGTTCACTGAAAAGGAGGTTTGCGTTGTTTGTGATGCAAAGTATTGTAGTAATTGTGTGCTTAGAGCTATGGGATCCATGCCCGAAGGTAGGAAATGTGTTACTTGCATTGGGTTCCCAATTGATGAGTCAAAACGAGGGAATTTGGGGAAGTGCTCTCGGATGCTTAAGCGTCTGCTTAATGACTTGGAGGTTCAACAGATAATGAGGGCTGAGAAGTTGTGTGAAGTAAATCAGCTACCACCAGAGTATGTTTGTGTGAACGGGAAACCTCTTTCTCACGAGGAGCTGGTTACATTGCAGGCTTGCCCAAACCCACCAAAGAAGGTCAAACCAGGGAACTATTGGTATGACAAAGTATCTGGTCTTTGGGGAAAG GAAGGACAGAAGCCTTCAAAGATTATTAGTCCCCACCTGAATGTCGGGGGTCCCATTAAGCCAGATGCTAGCAATGGAAACACTCAAGTTTTTATAAATGGTCGGGAGATTACTAAAGTTGAGCTTCGGATGTTACAG TTGGCAGGTGTTCAGTGTGCTGGTAACCCACACTTTTGGGTGAATGACGATGGGTCATACCAGGAAGAGGGACAGAAGAACACAAGAGGGTATGTTTGGGGCAAG GCTGGAACAAAACTTGTTTGTGCTCTCTTGTCACTGCCTGTTCCTTCTAAAGTTTCAAATTCTTGCGGAGAACAAGTAAGCAATCTGGTTAACAGAACTGTCCCTGACTACCTTGAGCAGAGAACACTTCAGAAGCTTCTCTTAGTTGGATACAATGGATCTGGGGCGAGTACTATATTTAAGCAG GCCAAGATTCTTTATAAAGACATCCCTTTTTCTGACGAAGAGCTGGAAAATATTAAGTTGAAGATCCAGAGCAATGTATATGGCTATCTTGGAATACTCCTCGAGGGTCGTGAGCGTTTTGAAGAAGACAGTCTCGATGAGTTGAAGAAAAAACATTCTTCTAGTATAATTGACCCCTCAG GGAACACTGATAACAATGATGGCCGAACTATTTATTCCATTGGCCCAAGGCTGAAAGCTTTCTCCGATTGGCTTCTCAAAACTATGGTGTCAGGCAATTTGGAAGCTATCTTTCCAGCCGCTACTCGTGAATATGCACCGTTGGTCGAGGAGTTATGGAATGATTCAGCCATTCAGGCCACATACATTCGGAGAAGTGAATTAGAAATGCTACCAACTATTGCTAGTTATTTCTTAGAGCGG GCCGTTAATATATTGAGAACAGACTATGAGCCGTCAAATTTGGATATCCTATATGCTGAGGGTGTTACTTCATCGAATGGGCTTGCTTGTGTAGACTTCTCATTTTCCCAGTCAGCACCTGATGATGACATTGATGCTGCTGATCAGCAAGATTCTTTGCTTAG GTACCAGCTAATTAGAGTACATTCAAGAGGCTTAGGAGAAAACTGCAAGTGGTTAGAGATGTTTGAAGATGTTGGAATGGTCATCTTCTGTGTTGCCCTTAGTGATTATGACCAGTTTTCCATTGATGAGAATGGTTATATCGCTAACAAGATGATGCAGAGCagaaaattgtttgaaaatattGTGACTCATCCAACATTTGAACAGATGGACTTCCTTTTGATACTAAACAAATTTGATCTATTTGAGGAAAAGATAGAACGAGTACCATTGACCGAGTGTGACTGGTTTGATGATTTTCATCCAGTGATCAGCCGGCATCGCTccaacagcaacagcaacagcaacaaTATCAATAATAGCCCCTCGTTGGGCCAGTTGGCATTCCACTACATTGCAGTGAAGTTCAAGAGACTTTATTATTCTCTCACTGGGCAGAAGTTGTATGTTTCTCTGGTGAAGGGGTTGGAGCCTGATAGTGTTGATACATCTCTTAAATATGCAAGAGAGATTCTGAAGTGGGACGACGAGAGAGCCAATTTTAGCGTAAGTGAGTATTCGATTTACAGCACCGAGGCCAGCTCCTTCTCCCCTTGA
- the LOC133864956 gene encoding cytochrome P450 CYP82D47-like, whose amino-acid sequence MVPLLQFLLTLLALLVCASFFKRRTTNKKKACNAPQAGGALPIIGHMHLLGSRQLTHKTLGAMADKYGPVFTLWLGSHRALVLSSWEMAKECFTVHDKVLSTRPNMAASKLLGYDYAMFGVSPYGSYWREVRKIATIELLSNHRLDQLKHKPASELESMMKELYKLWVGKGSPESGAVVDMKQWFGNLTLNIAIRMVGGKRYFGTNADVDEESALRAQKVVREIFDLFGAFVLSDALPFMGWLDMNGYEKRMKRAAKEVDSLLGGWLEEHKQKRLTEGKKEEGQDFMDVMLNTIKDAKISSYDADTITKATCLNLVLGGSDTTMITLTWALSLLLNHSDTLKKAYEELDKVVGRDRRVDESDIKNLVYLQAIVKETLRLYPPSPIVIRSLLEDCTLSGGYHIPANTRIMVNVWKVHRDERVWPNPDDFKPERFFTSHKDVELRGQSFELIPFGSGRRSCAGISMALNMVNLALASFLQGFNVAKPTNEDVDLSESVGLTNLKASPLEVLITPRLDSGLFL is encoded by the exons ATGGTGCCTCTTCTCCAATTCCTATTGACCCTCCTTGCGCTGCTTGTCTGTGCCTCGTTTTTCAAGAGGCGAACTACAAATAAGAAAAAGGCCTGCAATGCGCCTCAAGCTGGTGGCGCTTTGCCTATTATCGGCCATATGCACCTCCTGGGTAGCCGGCAACTGACCCACAAAACACTGGGCGCCATGGCTGACAAGTACGGACCAGTCTTTACTTTGTGGCTGGGTTCACATAGAGCTCTGGTCTTGAGTAGTTGGGAAATGGCCAAGGAGTGTTTCACTGTCCATGATAAGGTCTTATCAACCAGACCAAACATGGCTGCCTCAAAGTTGTTGGGCTATGACTATGCTATGTTTGGCGTTTCTCCTTACGGGTCATACTGGCGTGAGGTGCGCAAGATAGCTACAATTGAGCTCTTGTCGAATCATCGGCTTGACCAGCTCAAGCACAAACCAGCTTCGGAGTTGGAAAGTATGATGAAAGAACTTTACAAATTGTGGGTTGGCAAAGGCAGCCCAGAAAGTGGAGCTGTTGTGGATATGAAGCAATGGTTTGGGAACTTGACGCTTAATATTGCTATAAGAATGGTGGGAGGAAAGCGATACTTTGGAACTAATGCCGATGTCGATGAAGAATCGGCACTTCGCGCTCAAAAAGTGGTGAGGGAGATATTTGATCTGTTTGGGGCGTTTGTGTTGTCTGATGCACTTCCTTTTATGGGTTGGTTAGATATGAATGGGTATGAGAAAAGGATGAAGCGAGCTGCGAAAGAAGTGGATTCTCTGCTTGGAGGGTGGCTGGAGGAGCATAAACAGAAGAGGTTGACGgaggggaagaaagaagaagggcaAGATTTTATGGACGTCATGCTCAACACCATCAAGGATGCCaagatttcaagttatgatGCCGACACCATAACCAAGGCCACTTGCTTg aATCTAGTTTTAGGAGGAAGTGACACGACCATGATAACTCTTACATGGGCTCTGTCTTTACTACTCAATCATAGCGACACACTGAAAAAGGCTTACGAGGAGCTGGACAAAGTCGTTGGCAGGGATAGACGTGTCGACGAGTCCGACATAAAAAATTTAGTGTATCTCCAAGCCATCGTGAAGGAAACACTGCGCCTATACCCACCTAGTCCAATAGTAATACGTTCTCTACTGGAAGATTGCACCCTCTCAGGTGGGTATCACATTCCGGCCAACACACGCATAATGGTGAATGTGTGGAAGGTTCACCGAGACGAGCGTGTGTGGCCCAACCCTGACGATTTCAAGCCTGAGAGATTTTTTACCAGCCATAAGGACGTAGAGTTGAGGGGTCAGAGTTTTGAGCTCATTCCTTTTGGCTCAGGAAGGCGATCTTGCGCTGGGATCTCAATGGCTCTTAATATGGTGAATTTGGCGCTCGCTAGCTTCTTACAGGGTTTCAACGTTGCTAAGCCAACGAATGAAGATGTGGATCTAAGTGAGAGTGTTGGTTTGACAAACTTGAAGGCATCCCCACTTGAAGTTCTCATCACTCCACGTCTTGATTCTGGCCTCTTTCTTTAG
- the LOC133863467 gene encoding cytochrome P450 CYP82D47-like — MEPLIQFFLTLFALLVCALIFKSRTTPKKKPCTAPQAGGTLPIIGHLHLLGGRTLAHKVLSSMADKYGPVYTIKLGSYRYLIINSWEVAKECFTVHDKAFSTRPSVAAARLLGYNCAMFGLTGYGEYWRKMRKIATIELLSNHRLDLLKHKPASEVESMMKELYKLCATKGSAKRGAVVDMKQWYGNLTLNIAIRMVGGKRYFGTNADVDEESALRVQKVMREVIYLFGVFVLSDALPLFGWLDTNGYEKRMKRAAKELDGLIGGWLEEHKQKRLTEGKTQEEEQDFMDVMLNTVEDAKISSYDADTITKATCLNLILAGSDTTMVTLVWALSLLLNNNHALKKAYEELEEVVGKDRHVEDSDIKNLVYLQAIVKETLRLYPASPLVHRALLEDCTLSGGYFIPAHTRVMINVWKIQRDETKWANPDEFQPERYFTTHKDMDVRGQSYEYLAFGTGRRSCAGVSMALQMVHLALASFLQAFNVSKPSKEDVDMTESVGLTNLKESALEVLITPRLDAALY, encoded by the exons ATGGAGCCTCTCATCCAATTCTTTTTGACCCTCTTTGCACTGCTTGTCTGTGCCTTGATTTTCAAGAGCCGAACTACTCCAAAGAAAAAGCCCTGCACTGCGCCTCAAGCTGGAGGCACTTTGCCTATTATCGGCCATCTTCACCTCCTAGGTGGCCGGACGCTTGCCCACAAAGTGCTTAGCTCCATGGCCGACAAGTATGGACCAGTTTACACAATAAAGCTGGGTTCCTATCGATATTTGATTATCAACAGCTGGGAAGTTGCCAAAGAATGCTTCACTGTCCACGACAAGGCGTTCTCCACCAGACCAAGCGTGGCTGCAGCAAGGCTGTTGGGCTATAACTGTGCTATGTTTGGCTTGACTGGGTACGGGGAGTACTGGCGTAAAATGCGCAAGATAGCTACAATTGAGCTTTTGTCGAATCATCGACTCGACCTGCTCAAGCACAAACCAGCTTCAGAGGTGGAAAGCATGATGAAAGAACTTTACAAATTGTGTGCTACCAAAGGCAGTGCAAAACGTGGGGCTGTTGTGGATATGAAGCAATGGTATGGGAACTTGACGCTTAATATTGCCATAAGAATGGTGGGAGGGAAGCGATACTTCGGAACTAATGCCGATGTCGATGAAGAATCGGCGCTTCGCGTTCAAAAAGTGATGAGGGAGGTAATTTATCTGTTTGGGGTGTTTGTGTTGTCTGATGCACTTCCTTTGTTCGGGTGGTTAGATACGAATGGGTATGAGAAAAGGATGAAGCGAGCTGCCAAAGAATTGGACGGTCTGATTGGAGGGTGGCTGGAGGAGCATAAACAGAAGAGGTTGACGGAGGGGAAGACacaagaagaagagcaagatTTTATGGATGTCATGCTCAACACCGTCGAAGATGCCAAGATTTCAAGCTACGATGCGGACACCATAACCAAGGCCACTTGTTTG AATCTAATTTTAGCAGGAAGCGACACCACCATGGTAACTCTAGTGTGGGCTCTGTCTTTACTACTCAATAATAACCACGCGCTGAAAAAGGCGTATGAGGAGCTGGAGGAAGTCGTTGGAAAGGATAGGCACGTTGAGGATTCTGACATAAAAAATTTAGTGTATCTCCAAGCCATCGTCAAGGAAACACTGCGCCTATACCCAGCTAGTCCACTCGTACATCGTGCTCTACTGGAAGACTGCACCCTCTCCGGCGGCTATTTCATTCCGGCCCATACAAGGGTGATGATAAACGTCTGGAAAATTCAACGAGACGAGACTAAATGGGCCAACCCTGACGAGTTCCAGCCTGAGAGATATTTTACTACCCATAAGGACATGGACGTGAGGGGTCAGAGTTATGAGTACCTTGCTTTCGGCACAGGAAGGCGATCTTGCGCTGGGGTCTCCATGGCTCTCCAAATGGTTCATTTGGCACTCGCTAGCTTCTTGCAGGCTTTCAACGTTTCTAAGCCATCAAAGGAAGATGTGGATATGACTGAAAGCGTTGGTTTGACAAACTTGAAGGAGTCCGCACTTGAAGTTCTCATTACTCCACGTCTCGATGCTGCACTCTACTAA
- the LOC133864070 gene encoding cytochrome P450 CYP82D47-like → MDSAVLLQLPAAIISTLLALLLLRVLVYQKKKPTTYKKTTCSIPQAGGAWPIIGHLHLLGGQQLTHKTLGAMADTYGPVFTIKLGSHRVLVLSCWEMAKECFTVHDKVFSTRPSIVASRLLGYENAMFGFAPYGPFWREMRKITTIELLSNHRLDMLKQKRSSQVETAIRELFELWVRKGCAETGVLVDMKHWFGDLMLSVFLRMVAGKQHHIGGADHCEEGEAQSFENVMGDVSFLFGVFVLSDTMPFLGFLDVNGYKKAMKRTAKKLDSMIGRLLEEHKQNRLLGGEGKEEQDFMDVMLTILGDAEISGFDADTINKATCLNLVIAGSDATMVLLTWTLSLLLNNQHVLRKAQDELNIHVGKDRHPDDSDIKNLVYLQAIVKETLRLYPPAPIISLRAAMEDCTLSPGYHVPAGTRLMVNAWRIHRDEHVWPDPLKFLPERFLTSHKDIDVRGHNFELIPFGSGRRSCPGVSLALQLVHLTLASLLHAFDVAKPSNEDVDMTESPGLANLKATPLEVILTPRLNSQLYAQ, encoded by the exons ATGGACTCTGCAGTACTCCTCCAATTGCCGGCAGCAATAATATCTACCCTCCTTGCCCTGCTACTCTTACGTGTTTTggtttatcaaaaaaagaaacctaCTACTTATAAGAAAACGACCTGTAGCATACCTCAAGCAGGAGGTGCTTGGCCTATCATCGGCCACCTTCACCTCTTAGGTGGCCAACAACTAACCCACAAGACACTTGGTGCCATGGCTGATACATATGGACCAGTTTTTACTATAAAGCTGGGTTCACATAGAGTTCTAGTTTTGAGCTGTTGGGAAATGGCCAAAGAGTGTTTTACCGTCCATGACAAGGTTTTCTCGACCAGACCAAGCATAGTTGCTTCAAGACTACTAGGATACGAGAATGCTATGTTTGGGTTTGCTCCTTACGGGCCTTTCTGGCGTGAAATGCGCAAGATTACTACAATTGAGCTTCTGTCAAACCATCGGCTTGATATGCTCAAGCAAAAACGTTCTTCGCAGGTCGAGACTGCAATTAGAGAATTATTCGAGTTGTGGGTCAGGAAAGGTTGTGCAGAAACCGGGGTTTTGGTTGATATGAAACATTGGTTTGGGGATTTGATGCTCAGTGTATTTTTGAGGATGGTGGCAGGGAAACAACACCATATAGGTGGAGCTGATCATTGTGAAGAAGGTGAGGCGCAGAGCTTTGAGAATGTGATGGGGGATGTTTCCTTTCTGTTTGGGGTATTCGTGCTGTCTGATACAATGCCGTTTCTTGGGTTCTTGGATGTCAATGGATATAAAAAGGCAATGAAAAGAACTGCAAAGAAATTGGATTCTATGATTGGAAGGTTGCTGGAGGAGCATAAACAGAATAGATTGTTGGGTGGGGAGGGAAAGGAAGAGCAGGATTTCATGGATGTGATGCTGACCATCCTAGGAGATGCCGAGATCTCTGGTTTTGACGCAGATACCATCAACAAGGCCACTTGCCTC AATTTAGTCATTGCGGGAAGTGACGCGACCATGGTTCTTCTAACATGGACCCTATCTTTACTACTCAACAATCAACATGTGCTGAGAAAGGCCCAAGATGAGTTAAACATTCATGTTGGCAAGGACAGACATCCGGACGATTCTGACATAAAAAACCTGGTCTATCTCCAGGCCATTGTCAAGGAAACATTGCGCCTATACCCACCTGCCCCAATCATTAGCCTTCGTGCCGCAATGGAAGACTGCACCCTCTCACCTGGATATCACGTTCCTGCTGGAACGCGTTTAATGGTGAATGCCTGGAGAATTCACCGGGATGAGCACGTGTGGCCTGACCCTCTCAAGTTTCTGCCGGAGAGATTTCTGACCAGCCACAAGGACATTGACGTGAGAGGTCACAACTTTGAGCTCATTCCTTTTGGGTCCGGAAGGCGATCATGTCCAGGAGTCTCGCTAGCTCTTCAACTGGTGCATCTGACTTTGGCTAGCTTGTTGCATGCTTTTGACGTTGCTAAGCCATCAAATGAAGACGTGGATATGACAGAGAGCCCTGGCTTGGCAAACCTGAAAGCAACCCCCCTGGAAGTTATCCTTACTCCACGTCTTAACTCTCAACTATATGCGCAGTAA